A region from the Polyangiaceae bacterium genome encodes:
- a CDS encoding right-handed parallel beta-helix repeat-containing protein: MAGLVFRVAFVVCTALFTAGCGSDSSDGAAGSGGTSGSGGSGGGTGGTAGTGGSAGTGGSAGLSGWPVAIPEPEFGIHEEAPKTPGYYVDNTHPAATDDANPQGTPDKPRLTIPKSLPAGATVFVAGGPYTNDVSIAAAGTSASPVFVVAADSSAPPKIEAPVELSGSYLIVEHFDFNGPDSGVSVLTPSDHVVVRHSEVRNGVGGPSAGLYTGRWNPEDDPATAEHIVFYDNQVHDNGNLNATTDEDHHGIALGHHANHVWIVGNVMYRNSGDGLQINAKKAGLMDTLHHVYVGKNLAYENKQTGLWSKQSTDVIFSQNVVHGHRPSNSSGGAGIGFQYGPERLWIVFNEIYDCEMGITSSTNVGDVDNVPGPGKDVYVIGNLIHDIHKQDASAPSTDPWQTGAGLHFTDQDATKHVENNTIYDADVGITYARGTGPLLAKNDLLSTIAGAHVHIEDPTAAAGSSLEHELMDAPAVVRWGSNKGMDVAGLNAAFPGACTACLEADALLQSPVTGDFTLQTGSPALDSGVSPSSWATFQSLFGQSIAVDLNGTARPQGGGVDRGALEQ, encoded by the coding sequence ATGGCCGGCCTGGTGTTTCGCGTGGCGTTCGTGGTGTGCACTGCTCTCTTCACCGCGGGCTGCGGGTCCGACAGCTCGGACGGCGCCGCAGGCAGCGGAGGCACGAGCGGCAGCGGGGGTAGCGGCGGCGGGACGGGCGGCACGGCGGGCACGGGCGGCAGCGCAGGCACTGGCGGCAGCGCTGGGCTCAGCGGTTGGCCTGTCGCGATCCCCGAGCCGGAGTTCGGCATTCACGAAGAGGCTCCGAAGACGCCAGGGTACTACGTGGACAACACGCACCCGGCCGCGACGGACGACGCCAATCCGCAGGGTACGCCAGACAAGCCGCGGCTCACGATCCCGAAGAGCTTGCCCGCCGGGGCGACGGTTTTTGTCGCGGGCGGTCCTTACACGAACGACGTGTCCATTGCCGCAGCCGGCACTTCCGCGAGCCCGGTGTTCGTGGTGGCGGCGGACAGCTCGGCGCCGCCGAAGATCGAAGCGCCAGTGGAGCTGTCCGGGAGCTACCTGATCGTCGAACATTTCGACTTCAACGGCCCCGACAGCGGCGTCTCCGTGCTCACGCCCAGCGACCACGTGGTGGTGCGCCACAGCGAGGTGCGGAACGGCGTCGGTGGGCCGAGCGCGGGCCTGTACACCGGCCGCTGGAACCCGGAAGACGACCCGGCGACCGCGGAGCACATCGTGTTCTACGACAACCAAGTGCACGACAACGGCAATTTGAATGCCACGACGGACGAGGACCACCACGGCATCGCCCTCGGGCATCACGCGAACCACGTCTGGATCGTGGGCAACGTGATGTACCGCAACAGCGGCGACGGCCTTCAGATCAACGCCAAGAAGGCAGGGCTGATGGACACCCTGCACCACGTGTACGTGGGCAAGAACCTCGCCTACGAGAACAAGCAGACGGGCCTGTGGAGCAAACAGAGCACGGACGTGATCTTCTCGCAGAACGTGGTCCACGGGCACCGCCCGTCCAACTCGTCCGGCGGCGCTGGCATCGGCTTTCAGTACGGGCCCGAGCGGCTATGGATCGTGTTCAACGAGATCTACGACTGCGAGATGGGCATCACGTCGTCCACCAACGTAGGCGACGTGGACAACGTGCCCGGCCCCGGCAAGGACGTGTACGTCATCGGCAATCTGATCCACGACATCCACAAGCAGGACGCCAGCGCGCCCAGCACGGATCCATGGCAGACCGGCGCGGGGCTTCACTTCACGGATCAGGACGCCACCAAGCACGTCGAGAACAACACCATCTACGACGCTGACGTGGGCATCACCTATGCTCGGGGCACCGGACCGCTGCTCGCGAAGAACGACTTGCTGTCGACCATCGCCGGGGCGCACGTGCACATAGAGGACCCCACCGCCGCCGCGGGCTCGAGCCTGGAGCACGAGCTGATGGACGCCCCCGCGGTGGTGCGCTGGGGCTCGAACAAGGGGATGGACGTGGCGGGACTGAATGCGGCGTTTCCTGGAGCCTGCACCGCGTGCCTCGAAGCAGACGCGCTGCTTCAGAGCCCCGTCACCGGGGACTTCACGCTGCAAACCGGGAGCCCAGCCCTGGACAGCGGCGTGAGCCCCAGCTCTTGGGCCACGTTCCAGAGCCTGTTCGGCCAGAGCATCGCCGTGGACCTGAACGGCACCGCGCGCCCCCAGGGCGGCGGCGTCGATCGCGGCGCTCTCGAGCAATAG
- a CDS encoding helix-turn-helix domain-containing protein, whose protein sequence is MEVCVLVLDGVFDLGLSAVLDTLSTANDLAVASGRRGGPMFRIRLVGVRRKVITQQGLSVPVGSAPADAPDMVVIPALGCKVPDALRSALARKDVADASDVLCAYGAAGSQLAAACTGTFVLAHTGLLDGGRATTTWWLAPLFRDLFPAVELEESRMVVEHRKRVTAGAALAHVDLALWMVRRKSPSLAATTARYLVVDSRPSQSSYAIVDQLSHDDPLVERFERWARSHLSERFSLSHAARAVGTSERTLARRLRDVLNKSPVGYVQDLRVERAVHLLQTTTQDVEEVAAAVGYGDGTTLRTLLRRKLGRGVRELRARN, encoded by the coding sequence ATGGAGGTCTGCGTTCTGGTTTTGGATGGCGTTTTCGATCTCGGGCTATCCGCGGTGCTCGATACCCTGTCCACGGCCAACGACCTGGCTGTGGCTTCCGGCCGGCGCGGCGGTCCGATGTTCCGAATCCGATTGGTCGGCGTTCGTCGCAAAGTGATCACGCAACAGGGCCTGAGCGTGCCCGTCGGTTCGGCGCCCGCGGACGCGCCCGACATGGTCGTGATTCCCGCGCTCGGCTGCAAAGTGCCCGACGCGTTGCGTTCGGCATTGGCCCGAAAGGACGTCGCCGACGCCAGCGACGTCCTGTGCGCGTACGGCGCGGCGGGCTCTCAACTAGCGGCGGCTTGCACGGGTACCTTCGTGTTGGCGCACACCGGTCTGCTCGATGGCGGCCGCGCGACGACCACCTGGTGGCTCGCGCCGCTGTTCCGGGACCTGTTTCCGGCAGTGGAGCTGGAGGAGTCCCGCATGGTCGTCGAGCATCGCAAGCGCGTCACCGCCGGCGCGGCTCTCGCTCATGTCGATTTGGCCTTGTGGATGGTACGGCGCAAGAGTCCGTCTCTGGCTGCCACCACCGCGCGCTACCTCGTGGTCGATTCGCGCCCGTCCCAGTCGAGCTACGCAATCGTCGATCAGCTCTCGCACGACGATCCGCTCGTGGAGCGCTTCGAACGCTGGGCGCGCTCGCATTTGAGCGAGCGCTTTTCCCTCAGTCACGCGGCACGCGCGGTGGGCACCAGCGAACGAACGCTGGCGCGCCGTCTGCGCGACGTGCTCAACAAGTCGCCCGTCGGTTACGTGCAGGACCTGCGCGTGGAACGCGCCGTGCATTTGCTGCAGACGACGACCCAGGATGTCGAAGAGGTGGCGGCGGCGGTGGGCTACGGGGACGGCACCACGCTGCGCACGTTGCTGCGGCGGAAACTCGGGCGCGGAGTCCGGGAGCTTCGGGCGCGGAACTAG
- a CDS encoding antibiotic biosynthesis monooxygenase, with protein MVKVGLFVRLEAKPGKEQELEGFVKGALPLAREEPGTTAWFAVKLGPSTFAIFDVFEEEAGRQAHLEGRIAAALMAKADELLASPPNIEKHDVLAAKLP; from the coding sequence ATGGTCAAAGTTGGTTTGTTCGTGCGGTTGGAGGCCAAGCCCGGCAAGGAGCAGGAGCTGGAGGGATTCGTGAAGGGCGCGCTGCCGCTCGCTCGAGAGGAGCCGGGGACCACGGCGTGGTTTGCGGTCAAGCTGGGACCGTCCACCTTCGCCATCTTCGACGTGTTCGAAGAGGAAGCGGGGCGCCAAGCGCACTTGGAAGGACGCATCGCGGCCGCACTGATGGCCAAGGCGGACGAGCTCTTGGCGAGCCCTCCCAACATCGAGAAGCACGACGTGCTAGCCGCAAAATTGCCCTGA
- a CDS encoding IgGFc-binding protein, with product MRAVAALPLILALGCATSSGAGGGANPDGGAGTGGGGGTSPIDAGFDDCKSLAAPNSYIGCEYWPTVTSNAFLTDGFAFAVVVSNAEPKPAQVEVTRGGTAVAEKLVAPGDVAVIALPWVEALKNDPTSIMDYHSGIFPTAAYHLRSSVPVTVYQFNPLEFAIDPAPADCLIQSGGVCKSSTNDASLLLPKSALAGEYYVLSYPSHLGNYGATSVFPKTGWHALPGFASVVATEDGTTVEVTAGGKVRAGQGVPALEPGQTASFSLNAGDVLSLLSEAPTPAEASCTGNVCTGGELFDLTGTRINANKPVSVIAGHDCTMVPYDKNACDHLEESMLPVQSLGKEVIAAPPIPLLAAAGSGFAAEAYYLRVLSAADDNLVFVSSDVDQQLTLGAGQWVEVGPLQGHARVIAQNKILVAQYLVGQEASAVGALAGDPSQTTLVPIEQYRKEYAFYVPQTFRQSFLDVLSVGYPVAQLDGVPIPKDDFKIAVTYANGQEEPRVAARLPVEPGLHRLTGDLPVGLNVYGYGDYTSYAYPGGLELAPIVITPR from the coding sequence ATGCGCGCTGTCGCGGCGCTGCCGCTGATCTTGGCATTGGGGTGCGCCACGTCGTCCGGCGCGGGTGGCGGCGCGAATCCGGACGGCGGCGCCGGCACTGGCGGCGGTGGCGGAACTTCGCCTATCGACGCCGGCTTCGACGACTGCAAGAGCCTCGCGGCGCCCAACAGCTACATCGGCTGCGAATACTGGCCCACGGTGACCAGCAACGCGTTCCTGACGGACGGCTTCGCGTTTGCCGTCGTGGTCTCCAATGCGGAGCCGAAGCCTGCCCAGGTGGAGGTGACGCGGGGCGGCACAGCGGTCGCGGAAAAGCTCGTGGCTCCGGGGGACGTCGCGGTCATCGCGTTGCCCTGGGTGGAGGCGCTCAAGAACGACCCGACGTCCATCATGGACTACCACTCCGGCATCTTCCCCACGGCGGCCTACCACCTGCGGAGCAGCGTGCCGGTGACGGTGTACCAGTTCAATCCGCTGGAGTTTGCCATCGATCCGGCACCCGCGGATTGCCTGATCCAGTCCGGCGGCGTGTGCAAGTCCTCGACCAACGACGCCTCCCTCTTGCTCCCCAAGTCCGCGCTAGCCGGCGAGTACTACGTGCTGTCGTACCCGTCGCATCTCGGCAACTACGGAGCGACCTCCGTGTTCCCCAAGACCGGCTGGCACGCGCTCCCGGGCTTTGCCAGCGTCGTCGCGACGGAAGACGGAACCACGGTGGAGGTGACGGCTGGCGGCAAGGTGCGTGCGGGACAGGGCGTGCCCGCTCTCGAGCCGGGGCAGACGGCGAGCTTCAGCCTGAACGCGGGGGACGTGCTCTCGCTGCTGTCCGAGGCGCCAACGCCGGCGGAGGCGAGCTGCACCGGGAACGTGTGCACGGGCGGCGAGCTCTTCGATCTGACGGGAACTCGCATCAACGCGAACAAGCCCGTGAGCGTGATCGCCGGGCACGACTGCACCATGGTGCCGTACGACAAGAACGCGTGCGACCACCTGGAGGAGAGCATGCTGCCGGTGCAATCCCTGGGAAAGGAAGTCATCGCCGCACCGCCGATTCCGCTGCTCGCGGCCGCCGGTAGCGGTTTCGCCGCGGAGGCGTACTACCTGCGCGTGCTGTCCGCGGCCGACGACAACCTCGTGTTCGTCTCGTCGGATGTCGACCAGCAGCTCACCCTGGGCGCGGGTCAGTGGGTGGAAGTTGGTCCGCTACAAGGCCACGCGCGGGTGATCGCTCAGAACAAGATCCTGGTGGCGCAGTACCTGGTGGGACAAGAGGCGTCCGCCGTGGGTGCGCTGGCCGGGGATCCGTCCCAGACGACGCTGGTTCCCATCGAGCAGTATCGCAAGGAGTACGCGTTCTACGTACCGCAGACGTTTCGCCAGAGCTTCTTGGACGTGCTGTCCGTGGGCTACCCCGTGGCCCAGCTCGACGGCGTGCCCATCCCGAAGGACGACTTCAAGATCGCCGTCACCTACGCCAACGGCCAAGAAGAGCCGCGAGTAGCGGCGCGGCTGCCGGTGGAGCCGGGCCTGCACCGCCTCACGGGCGACCTACCCGTCGGGCTCAACGTCTACGGCTACGGCGACTACACCAGCTACGCCTATCCCGGCGGCCTCGAGCTCGCCCCCATCGTGATCACACCCCGATAA
- a CDS encoding thiolase family protein, with amino-acid sequence MTDIAIIESVRSAVGRAYKGSLAQKRPDELAGDVIRGLLERVPQVKPAMVDDLVLGCAMPEGEQGLNVARLAGLLGGLPNETSAMTINRFCSSGLQAIALAAGSIALGYHDIVIAGGVESMSMVPMTGNKISASPELMEKDPSAYTPMGITAENVAKRFEVTREMQDAFALESQKKAAAARKAGKFEDEIVTVRGIRFENGKRVTFDFRTDELIRETTAEALAQLKPSFAQGGSVTPGNASPLSDGAAATLVMTGEKAKALGLKPKAWFRHFATAGVDPAIMGIGPIPAVKKLFEKTGLSMKDIDLIEVNEAFASQSVYVQRELGIPSDKLNVNGGAIALGHPLGCTGAKLAATLIHELERRKAKRGIVTMCIGGGMGAAGLFELA; translated from the coding sequence ATGACCGACATTGCCATCATCGAATCCGTTCGTTCCGCAGTGGGCCGTGCGTACAAGGGCTCGCTGGCACAGAAGCGCCCGGACGAGCTCGCGGGCGACGTGATCCGCGGGCTCCTCGAGCGCGTGCCGCAGGTCAAACCCGCAATGGTGGACGACCTGGTGCTCGGCTGCGCCATGCCGGAAGGCGAGCAGGGCCTCAACGTCGCGCGCCTCGCGGGGCTCCTGGGCGGGCTGCCCAACGAGACCAGCGCCATGACCATCAACCGCTTCTGTTCCAGCGGGCTGCAGGCCATCGCGCTGGCCGCGGGGTCCATCGCCCTCGGCTATCACGACATCGTGATCGCCGGCGGTGTGGAGAGCATGAGCATGGTGCCCATGACGGGCAACAAGATCAGCGCCAGCCCGGAGCTGATGGAGAAGGACCCCTCGGCTTACACGCCGATGGGCATCACCGCCGAGAACGTGGCCAAGCGCTTCGAGGTCACGCGGGAGATGCAGGACGCCTTCGCCCTCGAGAGCCAGAAGAAGGCCGCCGCGGCCCGCAAGGCCGGCAAGTTCGAGGACGAGATCGTGACGGTGCGCGGCATCCGCTTCGAGAACGGCAAGCGGGTGACCTTCGACTTCCGCACCGACGAGCTCATTCGCGAGACGACGGCCGAAGCCCTGGCGCAGCTCAAGCCGAGCTTCGCTCAAGGTGGCAGCGTCACGCCGGGCAACGCCTCACCGCTGTCCGACGGCGCTGCTGCCACGTTGGTGATGACCGGCGAGAAGGCCAAGGCCCTGGGCCTGAAGCCCAAGGCGTGGTTCCGTCACTTCGCCACCGCCGGCGTGGATCCGGCGATCATGGGCATCGGTCCCATTCCGGCCGTGAAGAAGCTGTTCGAAAAGACCGGCCTCAGCATGAAGGACATCGATCTCATCGAGGTGAACGAAGCCTTCGCGTCGCAGTCCGTGTACGTGCAGCGCGAGCTCGGCATCCCGAGCGACAAGCTCAACGTCAACGGCGGCGCCATTGCCCTCGGCCACCCGCTGGGCTGCACCGGCGCCAAGCTCGCCGCGACGCTGATTCACGAGCTCGAGCGGCGCAAGGCCAAGCGCGGCATCGTCACCATGTGCATCGGTGGCGGCATGGGCGCCGCGGGGCTCTTCGAGCTGGCGTAG
- a CDS encoding 3-hydroxyacyl-CoA dehydrogenase/enoyl-CoA hydratase family protein has product MTEPIRRVGVIGAGVMGSGIAAHLANASVNVVLLDIVPPNLSDAEKKDPRARNRFAEGGLQGAIKSKPAAFFHKSRAALVETGNLEDDFDKLGSCDLIVEAIIERLDIKQKLFERLEKVVKADTIVASNTSGLRIHDMMSGRSDRFKKHFCVMHFFNPVRYMKLLELVAGPDTDPKIMDRVADFGREVLGKGIVIAKDTPNFVGNRIGTHAMLLGIHQMLKDELAPEDVDAITGLPMGHPKSASFRTADMVGLDTVMHVADNCYKALEKDPEREVFKLPDYIRTMVEKKLLGNKTRGGFYKKSGSDIQTFDPYKLEYRAKGGNKDIKGTCKQIGSIEDPRERVKKLFQDTGPAGTWAWKVTSRALLYAANMVGEIADSITAIDDAMRWGYNWELGPFESWDAMGFSAVLERMEKDGLAIPESVKKMKAAGAKAFYADGKVFELAKGEYVSLKKDPRALPLPALRKGNAPVLKNGGAEAWDLGDGVLSITYTSKANTIDPEVISMLNDATELAEREYRALVIANQGDHFSVGANLFGVVVAAQQKQWDELSKMVDALQQAGQKMKYAKVPVVAAPFGMAVGGGLEVCLAADAVQAAAETYAGLVEVGVGLIPAGGGCTNLLWRALEGIPEGADVIVQSLVAAVFKNIAMANVATSAEMAKELGYFRKTDGISFDKARLVTEAKARAIGMAEAGYHPPMPKTYKLPGESGVATISMLVDTLVQGGFATEYDGVIAKKLAYILCGGAGGAAAPVSEQQILDLEREAFISLCGEQRTLDRMQHMLMNNKPLRN; this is encoded by the coding sequence ATGACTGAACCGATCCGACGCGTCGGCGTCATTGGCGCAGGGGTCATGGGCAGCGGCATCGCCGCTCACCTCGCCAACGCGAGTGTGAACGTGGTGCTCCTGGACATCGTTCCGCCCAACCTCTCGGACGCCGAGAAGAAAGACCCACGCGCGCGCAATCGCTTTGCCGAGGGCGGGCTTCAGGGTGCGATCAAGTCCAAGCCGGCCGCGTTCTTCCACAAGAGCCGCGCGGCCCTGGTGGAGACCGGCAACCTGGAGGACGACTTCGACAAGCTCGGGAGCTGCGACTTGATCGTCGAGGCCATCATCGAGCGGCTCGACATCAAGCAGAAGCTGTTCGAACGGCTCGAGAAGGTCGTCAAGGCCGACACCATCGTGGCGTCGAACACCAGCGGCCTCCGCATCCACGACATGATGAGCGGCCGCAGCGACCGCTTCAAGAAGCACTTCTGCGTGATGCACTTCTTCAACCCGGTTCGCTACATGAAGCTCCTGGAGCTGGTGGCGGGGCCGGACACGGATCCCAAGATCATGGATCGCGTGGCGGACTTCGGTCGCGAGGTGCTGGGCAAAGGCATCGTGATCGCGAAGGACACGCCCAACTTCGTCGGCAACCGCATCGGCACCCACGCCATGCTGCTCGGCATCCACCAGATGCTGAAGGACGAGCTGGCGCCGGAGGACGTGGACGCCATCACGGGCCTGCCCATGGGCCACCCCAAGAGCGCGAGCTTCCGCACGGCGGACATGGTGGGCCTCGACACCGTGATGCACGTTGCGGACAACTGTTACAAGGCGCTGGAGAAGGACCCGGAGCGCGAGGTCTTCAAGCTGCCGGACTACATCCGCACGATGGTCGAGAAGAAGCTCCTCGGCAACAAGACCCGGGGCGGCTTCTACAAGAAGAGTGGCAGCGACATCCAGACCTTCGACCCGTACAAGCTCGAGTACCGAGCCAAGGGCGGAAACAAGGACATCAAGGGTACGTGCAAGCAGATCGGATCGATCGAGGATCCGCGTGAGCGCGTGAAGAAGCTGTTCCAAGACACCGGGCCCGCGGGCACCTGGGCCTGGAAGGTCACGAGCCGCGCCCTCTTGTACGCGGCCAACATGGTGGGCGAGATCGCGGACAGCATCACGGCCATCGATGACGCCATGCGCTGGGGCTACAACTGGGAGCTCGGTCCCTTCGAGAGCTGGGACGCCATGGGCTTTTCCGCCGTGCTCGAGCGCATGGAAAAGGACGGCCTCGCGATCCCGGAGAGCGTGAAGAAGATGAAGGCCGCGGGCGCCAAGGCGTTCTACGCGGACGGCAAGGTCTTCGAGCTGGCGAAGGGCGAGTACGTCTCGCTGAAGAAGGACCCGCGGGCACTGCCGCTGCCGGCGCTGCGCAAGGGCAACGCGCCGGTGCTGAAGAACGGCGGCGCAGAAGCCTGGGATCTGGGCGACGGCGTCCTTTCCATCACCTACACCAGCAAGGCCAACACCATCGATCCCGAGGTGATCAGCATGCTGAACGACGCCACGGAGCTCGCCGAGCGCGAGTACCGCGCGCTGGTCATCGCCAACCAGGGCGATCACTTCAGCGTGGGCGCGAACTTGTTCGGCGTCGTCGTCGCGGCTCAGCAAAAGCAGTGGGACGAGCTGTCCAAGATGGTGGACGCGCTGCAGCAGGCCGGCCAGAAGATGAAGTACGCCAAGGTTCCCGTGGTGGCCGCGCCCTTCGGCATGGCCGTGGGCGGTGGCCTCGAGGTGTGCTTGGCGGCGGACGCCGTGCAGGCCGCGGCGGAGACCTACGCGGGCCTGGTGGAGGTCGGCGTGGGGCTCATCCCCGCCGGCGGCGGTTGCACGAATCTCCTGTGGCGCGCGTTGGAAGGCATTCCCGAGGGCGCCGACGTGATCGTGCAATCCCTGGTGGCGGCGGTGTTCAAGAACATCGCCATGGCCAACGTGGCCACCAGCGCCGAGATGGCCAAGGAGCTCGGTTACTTCCGCAAGACGGATGGCATCAGCTTCGACAAGGCCCGTCTGGTGACCGAAGCCAAGGCCCGCGCCATCGGCATGGCGGAGGCCGGCTATCACCCGCCCATGCCCAAGACCTACAAGCTGCCGGGAGAGAGCGGCGTGGCGACCATCTCCATGCTGGTGGACACGCTGGTGCAAGGTGGCTTCGCCACGGAGTACGACGGCGTGATCGCCAAGAAGCTCGCCTACATCTTGTGTGGCGGTGCTGGCGGCGCCGCGGCGCCGGTGAGCGAGCAGCAGATCCTGGACCTGGAACGCGAGGCCTTCATCAGCCTGTGCGGCGAGCAGCGAACGCTGGACCGCATGCAGCACATGTTGATGAACAACAAGCCCCTGAGGAACTAA
- a CDS encoding CHAP domain-containing protein encodes MLGTRFALGITIALAATGARAEDTESRGPRVMSVVDGIQNNLVEGRYSHVTRVNEKAGSYEFDCSGMVAWVLRRSAPKAGSAVAWTAGGRPLARDYYRRIARTKADKPRWGWARVARVADTLPGDVIAWLRPKEIRSVNTGHVAFVVAPPKAVAGHPNAYLLRIADASRYQHDHDTRRGTERDGFGIGTILVLAHPETGAPYAYGWFGLRSGWILTTKMAIGRPVA; translated from the coding sequence ATGCTTGGCACCAGGTTCGCGCTTGGCATCACCATCGCCCTCGCGGCGACCGGAGCTCGGGCCGAGGATACGGAAAGCCGCGGACCCCGGGTGATGAGCGTGGTCGATGGCATCCAGAACAACCTCGTGGAAGGCCGCTACAGCCACGTAACCCGCGTCAACGAGAAGGCCGGGAGCTACGAGTTCGACTGCTCCGGCATGGTTGCTTGGGTGCTCCGCCGCTCCGCACCAAAGGCGGGCTCCGCGGTCGCGTGGACTGCCGGAGGACGGCCACTGGCGCGGGACTACTACCGCCGCATCGCTCGAACGAAAGCCGACAAGCCGCGCTGGGGTTGGGCGCGGGTCGCGCGCGTGGCGGACACCCTGCCCGGAGACGTGATCGCGTGGCTGAGGCCCAAGGAGATTCGATCCGTCAACACGGGTCACGTCGCGTTCGTCGTGGCACCGCCCAAAGCCGTCGCGGGTCACCCCAACGCCTACTTGCTCCGGATCGCCGATGCGTCCCGCTACCAGCACGATCACGACACGCGACGCGGGACCGAACGGGACGGCTTCGGCATCGGCACCATCTTGGTGCTCGCGCATCCCGAGACGGGCGCGCCCTATGCCTACGGTTGGTTCGGCCTGCGCTCGGGCTGGATCCTGACGACCAAGATGGCCATCGGTCGGCCCGTCGCGTAG
- a CDS encoding glycosyltransferase family 2 protein, with protein sequence MKLIIQIPCLNERDHLPATFADLPRHIDGIDEIEVLIIDDGSTDGTSEVAAELGVHHIVRFPKNRGLSAAFMAGIDACIRLGADVIVNTDADNQYRGNDIQRLVAPVLSGQADIVVGDRQTDTIEHFSPLKRVLQKWGTRVVRRASATHVEDATSGFRAMSRKAAYHAFVHNRFSYTLETLIQAGRADLVVSNVKIRTNPKTRESRLFTGIPAYLKRNGPVIFRSYAMYRPVQTFAYLAALLLLAGIAIIARFVVLYLQNPGYSGHIQSLVLGVGCVILSFMVGLVIMISDLLAMNRRLIEEVLSRVRRLDAQLDREEQPQVEGVHSTGAVPWRPGGTASRQQKKTEARVEEASP encoded by the coding sequence GTGAAGCTCATCATCCAGATCCCGTGCTTGAACGAGCGTGACCACCTGCCGGCCACGTTCGCGGACTTGCCGCGTCACATCGACGGCATCGACGAGATCGAGGTGCTGATCATCGACGACGGCAGCACCGACGGCACCAGCGAGGTGGCGGCGGAGCTCGGGGTGCATCACATCGTTCGCTTCCCCAAGAACCGGGGGCTCAGCGCGGCGTTCATGGCCGGTATCGACGCCTGCATTCGGCTCGGGGCGGACGTCATCGTCAACACGGATGCGGACAATCAGTACCGCGGGAACGACATCCAGCGGCTGGTGGCACCCGTTCTCAGCGGCCAGGCGGACATCGTGGTGGGGGATCGTCAGACGGACACCATCGAGCACTTCTCGCCGCTGAAACGTGTGTTGCAGAAGTGGGGGACCCGCGTGGTGCGTCGCGCTTCCGCCACCCACGTGGAAGATGCCACCAGCGGGTTTCGCGCCATGAGCCGCAAGGCCGCCTACCACGCCTTCGTGCACAACCGCTTCAGCTACACGCTGGAAACGCTGATCCAAGCGGGGCGCGCGGATCTCGTCGTGTCCAACGTGAAGATCCGGACCAACCCCAAGACGCGGGAGAGCCGTCTCTTCACCGGCATCCCGGCGTACCTCAAGCGCAATGGTCCCGTCATCTTTCGGTCCTACGCGATGTACCGCCCGGTGCAGACCTTTGCGTACCTCGCCGCGCTGCTGCTCTTGGCGGGCATCGCGATCATCGCGCGCTTCGTGGTGCTGTACCTGCAAAACCCGGGGTACAGCGGGCACATTCAGTCTTTGGTGTTGGGGGTGGGCTGCGTGATCCTGAGCTTCATGGTCGGTCTCGTGATCATGATCAGCGACCTCTTGGCCATGAACCGCCGGCTGATCGAGGAAGTGTTGAGCCGCGTGCGGCGCCTCGACGCGCAGCTCGACCGTGAAGAGCAGCCCCAGGTGGAGGGGGTGCACAGCACCGGAGCCGTACCATGGCGTCCGGGAGGTACCGCGTCGCGCCAACAAAAGAAGACGGAAGCTCGGGTGGAGGAAGCGAGCCCGTGA
- a CDS encoding class I SAM-dependent methyltransferase yields the protein MASGRYRVAPTKEDGSSGGGSEPVSADADGVLVGNVYDKYGTKNPIARAMMSEFLAAVTDLYSRVRPASVVEVGCGEGNLAAHLWTNAPRPRTFEACDVSLGQLSSGLPPEIVFREASIYELPWQDTSVDLVVCCEVLEHLDDPARGLRELARISKRAVLLSTPREPLWRALNLARGKYWRDWGNTPGHVQHFSRRGLTRLVERELEVKASKSPVPWTVLLGEPRR from the coding sequence ATGGCGTCCGGGAGGTACCGCGTCGCGCCAACAAAAGAAGACGGAAGCTCGGGTGGAGGAAGCGAGCCCGTGAGCGCAGATGCAGACGGCGTGCTCGTCGGCAACGTGTACGACAAGTACGGCACCAAGAACCCCATCGCGCGGGCGATGATGAGCGAGTTCCTCGCTGCGGTGACCGACCTCTACTCGCGCGTACGACCGGCATCCGTGGTGGAGGTGGGCTGCGGCGAGGGCAACCTGGCTGCACACTTGTGGACCAACGCTCCCCGACCGAGGACCTTCGAAGCGTGCGACGTGAGTCTTGGGCAGCTGTCGTCCGGGCTCCCTCCCGAGATCGTCTTTCGTGAAGCGTCCATCTACGAGCTGCCGTGGCAAGACACGAGTGTGGACCTGGTGGTGTGCTGTGAGGTGCTGGAGCATTTGGATGATCCGGCGCGGGGACTGCGGGAGCTGGCCCGTATCTCGAAGCGCGCGGTGCTCCTGAGCACGCCGCGGGAGCCGCTGTGGCGCGCGCTGAACCTGGCGCGCGGCAAGTACTGGCGCGATTGGGGGAACACGCCGGGGCACGTGCAGCACTTCAGTCGGCGGGGACTGACGCGGCTGGTGGAGCGAGAGCTCGAGGTGAAGGCGTCCAAGAGCCCCGTGCCTTGGACGGTGCTCTTGGGCGAGCCGCGGCGTTAG